A genome region from Fervidobacterium changbaicum includes the following:
- a CDS encoding methyl-accepting chemotaxis protein, whose product MRNMSIFMKVMIIVLILALGMVVIGVYSTFALRNNITEKTMQNLKALAENSGENLVSFIEQHTKLIDMLSRDANVMGVYKNEHEEDVWMKKLFNTVLKIYPDVMYVYVGLKDKRMYLIPETELPEGYDPTIRPWYQAAVAKPGQVIITEPYADASTGQLVVTVAKTIQTDEGIVGVVALDFDISKLSEKLMTKGKELGYLNAVVSKEGNIIMHSDKTLVGKNVANEEFFKKWMSGDESGVFDYTLNGVKRISGYKRLSNGWIFATLVLEKSLMKDVNRATFINISITIIAILLGIVVALFVTRNFIVKPITFLVEAAERIANGDLTTKIDYTAKDEIGKLATALSKMVNSLREIALNIERDSATVKQEASQVAAVSEEVSATIEELTAQVDNVNTNVNNASAAIEEMTSGIEEVAASAQNVAHASQKLSEEAQKVSNLANEGQKAILSISDVIVQTRQKADATFRIVEQLSESAKNIGEIVDTINSIAEQTNLLALNAAIEAARAGEAGRGFAVVADEIRKLAEESKQATQNIANILRGIVDSSMKASDATKETVEIVNKAYSESDLVKSQFEQILQSIVRMSQMTENLAASAQEQSAAAEEMSSAMDSASKSMISVVEQMNEVTMAIKQQADAISNVAKTAENLDDIAEKLVETVRRFKI is encoded by the coding sequence ATGCGTAACATGAGTATCTTCATGAAAGTTATGATAATCGTCTTAATCCTCGCGCTTGGTATGGTCGTTATAGGTGTCTACTCAACTTTTGCACTGCGTAACAACATCACTGAAAAAACCATGCAGAATCTAAAAGCTCTTGCAGAAAACAGTGGAGAAAACCTTGTGAGCTTCATCGAGCAGCATACAAAGTTGATAGATATGCTCTCCAGAGATGCGAACGTTATGGGAGTGTATAAAAACGAACACGAAGAAGACGTGTGGATGAAAAAGCTTTTCAACACCGTTCTCAAGATCTATCCAGACGTGATGTACGTTTACGTTGGATTGAAAGACAAAAGGATGTACCTCATCCCAGAGACAGAACTTCCGGAAGGATACGATCCAACGATAAGGCCTTGGTATCAAGCAGCTGTGGCAAAGCCTGGACAGGTGATAATCACAGAACCGTACGCAGATGCTTCAACCGGTCAGCTTGTTGTTACCGTTGCCAAAACCATCCAAACGGATGAAGGCATCGTCGGTGTTGTTGCTTTAGACTTTGATATTTCTAAGTTGTCGGAAAAGCTCATGACCAAGGGTAAAGAGCTTGGTTATCTGAACGCAGTCGTTTCAAAGGAAGGAAACATCATCATGCATTCGGATAAGACGTTGGTTGGCAAAAACGTTGCAAATGAAGAGTTCTTTAAAAAGTGGATGTCTGGTGATGAAAGTGGTGTGTTTGACTACACACTCAACGGTGTTAAGAGGATATCAGGATATAAGAGACTGTCGAACGGTTGGATTTTCGCTACGTTGGTTTTGGAAAAAAGTCTAATGAAAGATGTTAACAGAGCAACATTTATCAACATCTCTATAACTATCATAGCAATTTTACTTGGTATCGTCGTTGCCTTATTTGTTACACGAAACTTTATTGTCAAGCCGATAACCTTTTTGGTCGAAGCAGCCGAAAGAATCGCCAATGGTGATTTGACGACAAAGATAGACTATACAGCAAAGGATGAAATCGGTAAACTCGCAACTGCCTTGAGTAAGATGGTCAATTCACTTAGGGAAATCGCACTGAATATCGAGAGAGATTCGGCAACAGTCAAACAAGAGGCTTCACAAGTTGCAGCGGTATCCGAAGAAGTCAGTGCGACAATCGAAGAACTCACCGCACAGGTGGACAACGTCAATACGAACGTCAATAACGCATCGGCTGCGATAGAAGAGATGACGAGTGGTATAGAGGAAGTGGCGGCAAGTGCGCAGAATGTCGCACATGCTTCACAAAAGCTCAGTGAAGAAGCTCAAAAAGTTTCAAACTTAGCAAACGAAGGTCAGAAGGCGATACTTTCAATTTCTGACGTCATCGTTCAAACACGTCAAAAAGCGGATGCAACATTCAGAATTGTTGAACAGCTCAGCGAAAGCGCTAAGAACATCGGTGAGATTGTCGATACGATCAACTCGATAGCGGAACAAACGAATTTACTTGCACTGAACGCAGCAATCGAAGCGGCAAGGGCCGGAGAAGCTGGAAGAGGCTTTGCCGTTGTCGCTGATGAAATCAGAAAACTTGCAGAAGAAAGTAAACAAGCGACACAAAACATCGCGAACATACTGCGTGGCATAGTAGATAGCAGCATGAAGGCGAGTGATGCAACGAAAGAAACGGTGGAAATCGTCAACAAAGCCTACAGTGAGTCAGACTTGGTGAAATCGCAGTTCGAACAGATTCTCCAAAGTATCGTGCGCATGTCGCAGATGACGGAGAACTTGGCTGCGAGCGCACAAGAGCAGAGCGCAGCCGCTGAAGAAATGAGCAGTGCGATGGACAGTGCGAGTAAGTCCATGATCAGCGTGGTAGAACAGATGAACGAGGTAACGATGGCAATTAAACAACAGGCGGATGCTATCTCAAATGTTGCAAAAACGGCTGAGAATCTTGACGATATCGCAGAAAAGCTCGTTGAAACGGTGAGAAGATTCAAAATTTAA
- a CDS encoding substrate-binding periplasmic protein, with protein sequence MGLLLGEPYAFWVSNKLSGIEFDLWRAIGDELGLQVEFYVLPFAALDNAILPKLGLDVVAGGIHMTEERKKTFKFTQPYITSGLAIVVRSEIKWDGNVEKITFGVKKGATGEKIVQEWIKSGKKVKYTSFVSNEEIVTNLLIKKIDGAFFDYINALYLSNKYGFYVHKDLIYTISVGAVILNNSLEKRLNEAIAKLVTNGTVRRIVVSYVGSY encoded by the coding sequence GTGGGCTTGTTGCTTGGTGAACCTTACGCTTTTTGGGTTTCTAACAAACTTTCCGGAATCGAATTCGACCTTTGGCGTGCCATTGGTGACGAGTTGGGATTACAGGTCGAATTCTACGTCCTGCCATTTGCAGCGCTTGATAACGCAATCCTTCCAAAGCTAGGGTTGGATGTTGTCGCTGGTGGGATACATATGACCGAGGAGAGAAAAAAGACTTTCAAATTCACACAGCCGTACATAACCTCTGGACTTGCTATAGTTGTCAGAAGCGAGATAAAATGGGACGGAAATGTGGAAAAGATAACATTTGGGGTTAAGAAAGGTGCAACCGGAGAAAAGATCGTGCAAGAATGGATTAAGAGCGGAAAGAAGGTAAAGTACACGTCTTTCGTATCTAATGAAGAGATCGTGACAAACTTACTCATCAAAAAGATCGATGGAGCGTTCTTTGATTACATAAACGCGCTTTATTTGTCCAATAAGTATGGTTTCTACGTTCACAAAGACTTGATTTACACCATTAGCGTGGGAGCAGTTATACTTAACAACTCTTTAGAAAAAAGACTCAACGAGGCAATTGCCAAACTTGTGACCAATGGTACCGTCCGGCGCATCGTGGTATCGTACGTAGGTAGTTACTAA
- a CDS encoding MFS transporter, producing MIRHKEQIFHKLHLLSFVISIQAYLYSTYINSAAAKLGLSFTGIGLINFFLSIAYAVASITLGHLGTKVGYKKMISILSAYLFFVSIIGFTADSPGRLVLFAILQGVFFGAFFPQVEGLIAKSERLLNIDPPSITGRFTLSWSTGNIIGVAFGPFLTVKAPPVIFTMGLIVSSLTSVLIYIDYKKQKDIIIFPPSKKLLEHSQNAAVVMNKQAMRRLRLEYRIILFLGGLIYTSVLASFPKLMMLERLRLENAGFLTVGANIGVLLTFVVLQSWKGWVGNELVCGLLLSVAPLTGLIAFFAKTPVMFFITALFAGLSYAVPYTFAIFYGLLSEEEDHGKQGALHEMVIGLLFGIGPLVGGLLFDKLGGNLGLLVYALSIGVVIYTVHYIFNSLNKKQS from the coding sequence ATGATAAGACACAAAGAACAGATATTCCATAAACTGCACTTACTTTCGTTTGTAATATCTATTCAGGCTTATCTTTACAGTACGTACATAAACTCTGCAGCGGCAAAATTGGGGTTAAGTTTTACGGGAATTGGTTTGATCAACTTCTTTTTGTCCATCGCATATGCTGTTGCAAGCATCACACTGGGGCATCTTGGTACGAAGGTCGGATACAAGAAGATGATATCTATACTATCGGCCTACCTGTTTTTTGTCTCTATAATCGGATTTACTGCAGATTCACCGGGAAGGCTTGTTTTATTTGCGATTCTCCAGGGGGTATTTTTCGGAGCGTTCTTTCCTCAAGTGGAAGGGCTCATAGCAAAATCCGAGCGTTTGTTGAATATAGACCCGCCTTCGATAACTGGCAGATTCACATTATCATGGAGTACGGGGAATATAATCGGTGTGGCGTTTGGTCCGTTCCTTACCGTTAAGGCTCCGCCTGTGATATTCACTATGGGATTGATCGTTTCTAGTCTGACAAGTGTGTTGATTTACATAGATTACAAAAAGCAGAAAGACATTATTATATTTCCTCCATCCAAAAAGCTTCTTGAGCATTCTCAAAACGCCGCAGTTGTTATGAACAAGCAGGCTATGAGAAGACTAAGGCTGGAATACAGGATCATTTTGTTCCTTGGTGGTCTGATTTACACATCCGTTCTGGCAAGCTTTCCTAAATTGATGATGCTTGAAAGGCTAAGGCTCGAAAATGCGGGCTTTTTGACCGTCGGAGCTAATATAGGGGTGTTGCTTACCTTTGTTGTCCTCCAGTCGTGGAAAGGTTGGGTTGGTAACGAACTTGTCTGCGGGTTACTTCTTTCAGTCGCTCCTCTTACTGGGCTGATAGCGTTTTTCGCAAAGACACCGGTGATGTTCTTTATTACTGCACTTTTTGCAGGGCTGAGCTATGCAGTTCCGTACACATTTGCAATTTTCTACGGACTGCTGTCGGAAGAAGAAGACCACGGAAAGCAAGGTGCTTTGCACGAAATGGTCATTGGTCTTTTGTTTGGCATTGGCCCGCTTGTGGGAGGATTATTGTTCGACAAGCTGGGCGGAAACTTGGGATTGTTGGTCTACGCCCTTTCGATAGGAGTGGTCATATATACCGTTCACTATATCTTTAACTCGTTGAACAAAAAGCAAAGCTAA
- a CDS encoding IS1182 family transposase yields the protein MLTINKDKSRREQIESVSIEQLVPHDHLVRKIESAINFDFIYDLVKDKYCLNNGRPSIDPVVLIKITIIQYMFGIKSMRQTIKEIQTNVAYRWFLGFGFSDTIPHFSTFSKNYERRFKGTDLFEQIFNKILQQAIEHGLVNMDAVFMDSTHIKASANKKKYEKVFVEEQTKTYKQALEEEINKDRQKHGLKPLDFTHEKVKLKEIKISTTDPDSGMINKNEKEHQFGYSAHIACDKNGIILSCITTPANVHDSMVFENLFNKTKKNAGKSKRAALDAGYKTPPICKLLMDEGIVPCMPYTRAQHKEGYFKKRQFVYDEYYDCYICPQGQILEYSTTNRKGYKEYKSDPKVCEKCEDLGRCTSSKNHTKIITRHVWEEYMEEVEYLRHTKECKELYKERSKTIERVFADLKEKHGMRVTMLRGIEKVHMQVLLTCTCFNMKKLANWIWKKGKGGPGKGKNLEVLLEFFSKVVLAIIKPHLSFIEKWGFVNNLHFESEFC from the coding sequence ATGCTGACCATCAACAAAGATAAATCACGCAGAGAACAAATCGAATCCGTCTCCATCGAGCAACTCGTCCCTCATGACCACCTCGTCAGAAAAATCGAATCCGCCATCAATTTCGATTTCATCTACGACCTTGTCAAAGACAAGTACTGCCTCAATAATGGCAGACCTAGTATTGACCCCGTTGTGTTAATTAAAATTACCATTATCCAATATATGTTCGGCATAAAATCCATGCGTCAAACCATAAAGGAAATACAAACAAACGTCGCATACAGATGGTTTCTCGGATTCGGGTTTTCTGATACCATCCCTCATTTCAGCACGTTCAGTAAAAACTACGAACGTAGGTTCAAAGGAACCGATTTGTTTGAGCAAATCTTCAACAAAATACTGCAGCAAGCAATCGAGCATGGCTTGGTAAATATGGATGCCGTGTTCATGGATTCAACACACATCAAAGCAAGTGCGAACAAGAAAAAGTACGAGAAGGTATTTGTAGAGGAGCAAACCAAGACATACAAACAAGCTTTAGAAGAAGAAATAAACAAAGATAGGCAAAAACACGGATTGAAGCCTTTGGATTTCACACATGAGAAAGTAAAACTGAAGGAAATAAAAATAAGCACGACAGACCCAGATAGCGGGATGATAAACAAAAATGAAAAAGAACACCAGTTCGGATATTCTGCACACATAGCATGCGATAAGAACGGGATAATACTAAGCTGTATAACAACACCAGCAAATGTCCACGACAGCATGGTGTTTGAGAACTTATTCAATAAAACAAAAAAGAACGCTGGCAAATCGAAAAGGGCAGCTTTGGATGCAGGATACAAGACTCCACCGATATGTAAGCTATTGATGGACGAAGGTATAGTCCCGTGCATGCCATACACACGTGCACAACACAAAGAAGGGTATTTCAAAAAAAGACAATTCGTATACGATGAATATTACGATTGCTACATATGTCCACAAGGGCAGATATTAGAATACTCAACAACAAACAGAAAAGGGTACAAAGAATACAAATCGGATCCGAAGGTATGTGAGAAATGTGAAGATTTAGGTAGATGTACAAGCAGTAAGAATCACACGAAGATAATCACCCGACATGTATGGGAAGAATACATGGAAGAAGTAGAGTATTTAAGGCACACGAAAGAATGTAAAGAGTTGTACAAAGAAAGAAGCAAGACGATAGAGAGGGTATTTGCGGACTTGAAGGAGAAGCACGGTATGAGGGTGACGATGCTGAGGGGGATAGAAAAGGTGCACATGCAAGTGTTATTGACTTGCACATGTTTTAACATGAAAAAATTAGCGAATTGGATATGGAAAAAGGGGAAGGGAGGTCCAGGGAAGGGCAAAAATTTGGAAGTTTTATTAGAATTTTTCTCAAAAGTTGTATTGGCGATAATAAAACCCCACCTTTCGTTTATCGAAAAGTGGGGGTTTGTCAACAATCTGCACTTTGAAAGCGAATTTTGTTAG
- a CDS encoding acetyl-CoA C-acetyltransferase, protein MVYILGAKRTAIGTFGGSLKDVPATQLGVVAAKAAIVQAGVPVEDFDETIVGCILTAGQGMGPGRQVGIYTGIPAEKPGYTVNMLCGSGMKAVMIGATDIELGEADLVLAGGIESMSQAPFLLSYRARFGLRFGSQELQDHMIIDGLTDVFNKVHMGLTAEALAEEFKISREEQDEFAYNSQMKAKAAIEAGKFKDEIVPVEIPDKKGVKIFDTDEHPRFDTTLESLAKLKPAFKPDGTITAGNASGINDGGSAIVLASERYIEKKSLKPLGRIVAWAQAGVDPMRMGFGPVPATEKVLKKAGLSFQDIELIELNEAFAAQSLAVIKGWEKAFGVTKEWILERTNVNGGAIALGHPIGASGNRIIVTLLYEMKKRHAKYGLATLCIGGGMGTAVIVENIE, encoded by the coding sequence GTGGTCTATATTCTTGGTGCGAAAAGAACAGCGATAGGTACGTTCGGAGGTTCTTTGAAAGATGTTCCCGCAACACAACTTGGAGTGGTTGCAGCCAAGGCTGCAATAGTGCAAGCAGGTGTTCCTGTCGAGGATTTCGATGAGACGATTGTTGGATGCATACTCACAGCAGGTCAGGGGATGGGACCAGGTAGGCAGGTAGGAATTTACACTGGTATCCCTGCAGAAAAGCCCGGATACACGGTGAATATGCTTTGCGGAAGTGGTATGAAAGCGGTTATGATCGGTGCAACAGATATTGAACTTGGTGAAGCGGACCTTGTGCTTGCTGGTGGTATTGAGAGCATGTCGCAGGCACCATTTTTGCTCTCGTACCGTGCAAGGTTTGGATTGAGATTTGGAAGTCAGGAACTGCAGGACCATATGATAATTGACGGGCTAACAGACGTTTTCAATAAGGTCCATATGGGACTTACTGCGGAGGCACTTGCCGAGGAGTTCAAGATATCTCGTGAAGAGCAGGACGAATTTGCGTACAACAGCCAGATGAAGGCAAAAGCTGCAATTGAGGCTGGTAAGTTCAAAGATGAGATAGTTCCTGTTGAGATTCCGGACAAGAAAGGCGTTAAGATTTTCGATACAGACGAACATCCCAGATTCGATACGACGCTCGAATCGCTCGCAAAACTTAAGCCCGCTTTTAAACCGGACGGTACGATAACTGCCGGAAATGCGAGTGGTATAAACGATGGTGGAAGTGCAATAGTGCTTGCAAGCGAAAGGTATATTGAAAAGAAGAGCCTGAAACCACTAGGAAGGATCGTTGCATGGGCTCAGGCTGGCGTGGATCCAATGAGGATGGGATTTGGACCTGTACCAGCAACGGAGAAGGTCTTGAAAAAGGCAGGATTGTCGTTCCAGGACATTGAACTGATTGAATTGAACGAGGCATTTGCGGCGCAAAGCTTAGCGGTTATCAAGGGTTGGGAAAAAGCGTTCGGCGTTACAAAGGAATGGATATTGGAAAGAACAAACGTCAACGGTGGAGCGATTGCACTTGGACATCCAATCGGTGCGAGTGGGAATAGGATTATAGTAACATTGCTTTATGAAATGAAGAAAAGACATGCGAAATACGGTTTGGCAACGCTCTGCATAGGTGGCGGTATGGGAACAGCTGTGATCGTTGAAAATATTGAATAA
- a CDS encoding beta-ketoacyl-ACP reductase, producing the protein MRLEGKVCIITGAGSGIGRSAAELFAKEGAIVIACDVSEATYDHPNIHFYKLDVTDRSRIAEVVKEVVEKFGKIDVLVNNAGITRDALIQNMTEEDWDKVINVNLKGVFNMTQAVVPYMLEVGKGSIINTSSVVGVYGNIGQTNYAATKAGVIGMTKTWAKEFARKGAQIRVNAVAPGFIKTPMTEKVPEKILTAMAERAALKRLGEPIEVAYLYLFLASDESSYITGQVIGVDGGLVL; encoded by the coding sequence ATGAGATTGGAAGGTAAAGTGTGTATCATAACCGGTGCAGGTAGTGGAATTGGAAGATCAGCTGCTGAGTTGTTTGCAAAAGAAGGTGCAATCGTAATCGCTTGTGATGTGAGCGAAGCAACGTACGACCATCCAAATATCCATTTCTACAAACTCGATGTAACGGACAGGAGCAGGATCGCAGAAGTTGTGAAAGAAGTTGTCGAAAAATTCGGCAAAATCGACGTACTCGTGAATAACGCAGGTATCACGCGCGATGCACTAATCCAGAACATGACCGAAGAAGATTGGGACAAAGTCATCAACGTGAATTTGAAGGGCGTTTTTAATATGACACAAGCAGTAGTTCCGTACATGCTTGAGGTAGGAAAAGGTAGTATAATCAATACGTCGTCTGTCGTCGGTGTTTACGGGAACATAGGTCAGACAAACTATGCTGCGACAAAAGCGGGCGTTATTGGAATGACAAAGACATGGGCTAAAGAATTTGCAAGGAAGGGCGCACAGATAAGGGTAAACGCTGTCGCACCGGGATTCATAAAAACTCCAATGACAGAGAAGGTACCGGAAAAGATATTAACGGCGATGGCGGAAAGAGCCGCACTGAAAAGACTCGGAGAACCTATCGAGGTCGCTTACTTGTATCTCTTCCTCGCATCCGATGAATCATCGTATATTACTGGTCAAGTAATAGGTGTTGACGGAGGACTCGTGCTCTGA
- a CDS encoding polysaccharide deacetylase family protein translates to MKNKNFRICIAILSTVVILFIVFSNFTSCKPKSVQNEKEMLQLNDAREEKSGILLEKSVASAHSDSKLFKPVIESSTTITTAYASDVETTTEMATSDVVNDSYNLDVLYNLNDKPTTAIQTTKFASGSKWELGKLYTKLPSEEPKLLLTIDDGPGNYTGEILDYLKESNIKAIFFVSGDTVKSYPNIVKRQYEEGHEIGTHTYCHRSYYKLEKTATIDEMKETLEQDLQRTENNVRDIVPEIKIRFLRMPEGYYRDWVGEIAKKYGYVTLNWSAAGDWLEKPDEEVIAFFKSQIRPGTIILLHDGRNRGKRALKILKELVPYALSKGYMFVDPNEFF, encoded by the coding sequence ATGAAGAATAAAAACTTTCGGATTTGCATTGCTATCCTATCAACTGTCGTTATACTTTTTATCGTCTTTTCAAATTTCACTTCTTGTAAGCCAAAAAGTGTGCAAAACGAAAAAGAGATGCTTCAGTTAAATGATGCAAGAGAAGAGAAATCTGGAATATTGTTGGAGAAGTCAGTTGCTTCTGCTCATAGCGATTCGAAGTTGTTTAAGCCCGTAATTGAGTCGTCTACGACTATAACGACTGCGTACGCTTCCGATGTTGAAACGACAACCGAAATGGCTACTTCTGATGTTGTGAATGATTCATACAATTTGGATGTGTTGTACAATTTGAATGATAAACCAACCACTGCAATTCAGACCACAAAGTTTGCTTCAGGTTCAAAATGGGAACTTGGTAAACTGTACACGAAACTACCATCAGAAGAGCCTAAACTACTGTTGACAATTGATGATGGCCCTGGAAATTACACAGGTGAGATCCTTGATTATTTAAAGGAGAGCAACATAAAGGCGATATTTTTCGTCTCGGGAGATACGGTCAAAAGCTATCCTAACATCGTGAAAAGGCAGTACGAGGAAGGGCACGAAATCGGCACTCATACGTATTGTCACAGAAGTTACTATAAGTTAGAAAAGACAGCAACTATAGATGAGATGAAAGAAACACTTGAACAAGACCTCCAGCGCACGGAAAATAACGTTAGAGATATAGTGCCTGAGATAAAGATAAGGTTCCTCAGAATGCCCGAAGGTTATTACAGGGACTGGGTTGGTGAGATAGCGAAAAAATACGGTTATGTTACATTGAATTGGTCAGCTGCTGGTGATTGGCTTGAAAAACCCGATGAAGAGGTCATAGCGTTCTTTAAATCGCAAATCAGACCTGGGACGATAATTCTGCTCCACGATGGACGAAACAGAGGTAAAAGAGCGCTGAAAATCCTCAAAGAACTCGTCCCATATGCGCTATCAAAGGGATATATGTTTGTTGATCCAAATGAATTCTTTTAG
- a CDS encoding MATE family efflux transporter produces the protein MDNLSEVKDVLEKGTDRKTLTRNLFKLSVPGMIGFAVQSLYDIIDMFWIGKISYKAIAGVVIFSTIFWLVEILNEIIGTSSVSLISQAFGKGDKPLTSRIIEQTLVFKALVALIASGFLLLFFRPIVNFFSKDLDVVTYAIHYGYIRIFFMPIFFMTYSTFTALRNVGHATLATLTMASGAVANILLDPVFIFEKVPLIDIPGLGLGVSGAAWATVISTFVPLTWGIYVLFKGISGVKISLKGLLSLDKSIDKKLITIGLPSGIEMLLRNLSYTVLIKISSLFGSEYVTVFGINERMFGFAIIPIFGLSMGASTLVGFQLGRNNEKAAKEVTILATFYSVTVISAILMPLIFLRKQIFHLFTSNETVMNIGMQSIPYIVCALFFISFSAGLSSAFFGSGKTSVPMVSGLVSRWGVMVPFVFISSYLLRLGPVGLWLSFPLSELAEVLIMWIAFVKSDWHKKRVV, from the coding sequence ATGGATAACCTGAGCGAAGTCAAAGATGTGCTTGAAAAAGGAACTGACAGAAAGACGTTGACAAGGAATCTTTTCAAACTATCCGTTCCCGGCATGATCGGTTTTGCAGTACAGTCACTGTACGACATCATCGATATGTTCTGGATCGGAAAGATTTCGTACAAAGCAATAGCTGGGGTTGTGATATTTTCAACGATATTCTGGCTTGTTGAGATATTGAACGAAATCATAGGTACATCATCTGTTTCTTTGATTTCTCAAGCATTTGGTAAGGGTGATAAACCGCTTACATCGCGTATTATCGAGCAAACCCTCGTTTTTAAAGCACTCGTCGCACTTATTGCATCCGGTTTTCTGTTGCTTTTCTTTAGACCAATAGTCAACTTTTTCTCTAAAGATTTGGACGTTGTCACTTATGCAATTCATTACGGTTACATACGCATCTTTTTCATGCCTATATTTTTCATGACCTACTCCACATTTACTGCCTTAAGAAATGTCGGTCATGCGACACTTGCAACTCTTACTATGGCAAGTGGTGCAGTTGCGAATATCTTGTTAGATCCCGTTTTTATTTTCGAGAAAGTCCCGTTGATCGATATCCCCGGTCTTGGACTTGGGGTTTCCGGTGCCGCATGGGCAACGGTGATTTCTACTTTTGTTCCCCTCACCTGGGGAATATACGTGCTTTTCAAAGGTATCTCAGGTGTGAAGATTTCACTCAAGGGGTTGCTATCACTCGATAAGAGTATAGACAAAAAGCTGATAACCATAGGTCTGCCTTCAGGTATCGAGATGTTGTTGAGGAACTTGTCCTACACTGTACTTATTAAGATTTCTTCTCTTTTTGGCTCCGAGTACGTGACCGTGTTCGGTATTAACGAGAGGATGTTTGGCTTTGCGATTATCCCTATATTTGGACTTTCGATGGGGGCAAGCACACTGGTGGGATTTCAATTGGGAAGAAATAACGAGAAAGCTGCAAAAGAAGTTACAATCCTAGCAACTTTTTACAGTGTTACAGTCATTTCAGCTATCCTTATGCCTTTGATTTTCTTGCGTAAGCAGATTTTTCACCTTTTCACTTCCAACGAAACGGTTATGAACATAGGTATGCAAAGTATTCCATACATCGTTTGTGCACTCTTTTTCATATCGTTTAGCGCAGGGCTTTCAAGTGCGTTCTTTGGCTCTGGGAAGACCTCTGTGCCTATGGTTTCCGGACTTGTAAGTAGATGGGGAGTTATGGTTCCTTTTGTTTTTATCTCCTCATACTTACTCCGTTTGGGTCCCGTTGGATTGTGGTTGTCATTCCCACTTTCCGAACTTGCAGAAGTGCTCATCATGTGGATCGCTTTCGTTAAATCCGACTGGCATAAAAAACGTGTTGTTTAG
- a CDS encoding thiamine ABC transporter substrate-binding protein, giving the protein MARFTKLMVALLLLTTVFIFSAELVIYTSDSFAGGIAKVVVPKFERMYKCKVKVVSFGSMGDVLARMIAEKGSPKADVVIGLNPQQLQKAIKEGLLEKYRANNSKNLVYKGFVNDYGTVYDYGALAMIYNVEKIKNPPKSFKDLLKPEYKGKFVLIDPRTSSTGLTFLMWTIAALGEDGAMDFWKEVKSNVLTFTSGWSAAFKMLETGEADMIVSYATDGAYSMYKYGSIKYMPVIFEEGAYVLEEYAAILKGAKNLALARAFIEFMLTPDFQKEVPLNQWMLPVINIELPDVFKYVPTIKKILKLDPKINDRLDEILKKWEKAVIG; this is encoded by the coding sequence ATGGCAAGGTTTACAAAACTGATGGTAGCGCTTTTACTTCTGACGACGGTTTTCATATTCTCTGCTGAACTTGTTATTTACACATCGGACAGCTTTGCTGGAGGAATTGCAAAAGTGGTCGTTCCAAAATTTGAAAGGATGTACAAATGCAAAGTCAAAGTTGTAAGCTTCGGTTCGATGGGTGATGTGTTGGCAAGGATGATAGCTGAAAAAGGTTCGCCAAAAGCCGATGTAGTCATTGGATTGAACCCTCAACAGCTTCAAAAGGCAATAAAAGAAGGTTTACTCGAGAAATACCGTGCTAATAACTCAAAGAACCTTGTTTACAAGGGTTTTGTGAATGATTACGGAACGGTTTACGACTATGGTGCTTTAGCGATGATTTACAACGTTGAGAAGATAAAGAACCCTCCAAAATCGTTTAAAGACCTCCTGAAACCAGAGTATAAAGGTAAATTTGTGCTCATCGATCCAAGGACATCGAGCACAGGTTTAACCTTCTTGATGTGGACCATCGCTGCTCTCGGTGAAGACGGGGCAATGGACTTCTGGAAAGAGGTAAAAAGCAACGTGCTCACGTTCACAAGTGGCTGGAGCGCAGCATTTAAGATGCTTGAGACCGGCGAAGCGGATATGATAGTCAGCTACGCGACGGACGGTGCTTACAGCATGTACAAGTATGGTTCAATAAAGTACATGCCTGTCATTTTCGAAGAAGGAGCTTACGTACTTGAAGAATACGCAGCAATCCTCAAAGGAGCTAAAAACTTAGCTCTTGCCCGTGCGTTCATAGAATTCATGCTCACACCGGACTTCCAAAAAGAAGTCCCGCTGAACCAGTGGATGCTCCCTGTTATCAATATCGAACTGCCAGACGTATTCAAATACGTACCGACTATAAAGAAGATATTGAAACTCGATCCAAAAATCAACGACAGATTAGACGAGATACTTAAGAAGTGGGAAAAAGCTGTTATCGGATAA